A single Staphylococcus muscae DNA region contains:
- a CDS encoding glucosaminidase domain-containing protein, with product MKGKALCTALLSTALVATPTTSGLAEAVTQKAQTAVEQDETQRLDDAPTDSPLDMVPDDDNNDTSHEKEDQDSKMSKREKSSVTQDDNTIDSSLMMDAFDQWLYQTAIGSPSSSTSNTDNSDIQHASPQNIDVDTEHASSISGSPAPTEGLSTDERDFFDNLNTILNEETPFDDIISEDDNMVDDMQTDDDTTETDIVDDETDTTQENETDDVDETPTDEGETTDEGETTDDNAHSDDSNNITNDDTESDDKNDITDVPTDDTNAVTQKGETSKKDDVMIEALLDEYSDKAEKTQAKQQQTQSNKQDTHNPQIPSKDTYTGSRQQAPAQTFDDLPKRSPARQTTWFQEYSPAKRGADTGTISDIRVAPNQSTREFINDIAEDAHRIGQEEDLYASIMIAQAILESDSGRSALAQSPNHNLFGIKGAYHGQKAGFNTLESNGHNMYQIQADFRKYPNKKASLEDYARLIKGGIDGNPTIYKGVWKSESSSYRTAVTELVGTYATDPNYDTKLKQLIQTYDLTRFDQKKMPRLLESSIVSNGKDVSGNGFKTFYTSGRSPYPQGQCTWYVYHRMAQFGKSIAGNMGNAGEWTSTAHAKGYKVTSQPTKHSAVVFHPGQLGANNYYGHVAFVEQVRDDGSVVISESNVKGLGVISYRTIDATSAQSLDYIVR from the coding sequence ATGAAAGGCAAAGCATTGTGTACCGCTTTATTATCGACAGCACTTGTTGCAACTCCTACAACAAGTGGTCTTGCAGAAGCTGTGACGCAAAAGGCGCAAACAGCAGTTGAACAAGATGAGACACAGCGTTTAGACGACGCACCGACAGACTCTCCTTTAGATATGGTACCGGATGACGACAATAATGACACATCACACGAAAAAGAAGATCAAGACTCTAAAATGTCTAAACGAGAAAAGTCATCTGTGACACAAGACGACAACACGATAGATTCGTCACTCATGATGGATGCTTTTGATCAATGGCTCTATCAAACAGCAATAGGTAGCCCAAGTTCATCTACAAGTAACACAGACAACTCAGATATACAACATGCATCACCACAAAATATTGACGTAGACACAGAACATGCATCCTCGATAAGTGGCTCACCTGCACCAACTGAGGGACTTTCTACGGATGAACGTGACTTTTTCGATAATCTCAACACCATTTTGAATGAAGAAACGCCATTTGACGATATCATTTCCGAAGATGATAACATGGTAGACGACATGCAAACAGACGATGATACGACAGAAACAGACATCGTCGACGATGAGACAGACACAACGCAAGAGAATGAAACGGATGACGTGGATGAAACCCCTACTGATGAAGGTGAAACAACTGATGAAGGTGAAACAACTGATGATAACGCACATTCAGATGATTCGAATAACATAACAAACGATGATACCGAATCTGACGATAAGAACGATATAACAGATGTGCCAACTGATGATACGAATGCGGTGACTCAGAAAGGCGAGACATCTAAGAAGGATGATGTTATGATCGAAGCTTTGTTAGATGAATATAGTGACAAAGCTGAGAAGACACAAGCCAAGCAGCAACAGACACAAAGTAACAAGCAGGATACGCACAATCCACAAATCCCGTCGAAAGATACTTACACTGGCTCACGTCAACAAGCACCGGCTCAAACATTTGATGATTTGCCGAAGCGTTCACCAGCAAGACAAACAACTTGGTTCCAAGAGTATTCACCTGCGAAACGTGGAGCGGATACTGGCACAATTTCAGACATTCGTGTAGCACCGAATCAATCTACACGTGAATTTATTAATGATATTGCTGAAGATGCACATCGCATCGGTCAAGAAGAAGATTTGTATGCTTCCATTATGATTGCACAAGCTATCTTAGAGTCGGATTCTGGACGAAGTGCCTTAGCTCAGTCACCAAACCACAATTTATTTGGGATTAAAGGGGCTTATCACGGACAAAAAGCAGGTTTTAACACACTGGAATCAAATGGACACAATATGTATCAAATTCAGGCAGATTTCCGTAAATATCCAAATAAAAAAGCCTCTCTTGAAGACTATGCGCGATTGATCAAAGGGGGTATAGATGGAAATCCAACGATATATAAAGGTGTCTGGAAAAGTGAAAGTAGTAGCTATCGTACAGCTGTGACAGAACTTGTTGGAACTTATGCAACAGATCCAAACTATGATACGAAGCTAAAACAACTCATTCAAACGTATGACTTAACACGCTTTGATCAGAAAAAAATGCCTAGACTGTTAGAATCTAGTATTGTCTCAAATGGCAAAGATGTTAGCGGCAATGGCTTCAAAACATTTTACACATCAGGCCGCTCTCCGTATCCACAAGGACAATGTACATGGTATGTGTACCATCGCATGGCACAATTTGGCAAATCGATTGCAGGTAACATGGGGAACGCTGGAGAATGGACAAGCACTGCACATGCAAAAGGGTACAAAGTGACTAGCCAACCGACGAAACATAGCGCTGTTGTTTTCCACCCTGGTCAACTAGGCGCAAACAATTATTATGGACACGTTGCCTTTGTAGAACAAGTACGTGATGATGGTTCAGTTGTCATTTCAGAATCTAACGTAAAAGGGCTTGGCGTGATTTCATACCGCACCATTGATGCGACAAGTGCACAATCTTTAGACTATATCGTACGCTAG
- a CDS encoding MerR family transcriptional regulator — translation MTTYSIGELAHEFDISTRTLQYYDETGILSPASVNENRYRIYTDAEVEKLKLIQIMKALGMQLKEIKILFETEGTLDTVRLMLDQKNKQLQENIEKQQAQQKQIRAMQNMIHETSQSSVTQLKKMDRMLMKNEKLKPLRMKMIALGSVGTLSLWSGIGMGIKTHHLLYPALGVSASIGIASYLTHTYYHQVQYMCPTCQHVFIPSMKEMIFAPHTPSTRYLACPSCQTKGHCVEVYQPH, via the coding sequence ATGACGACTTATTCTATCGGTGAATTGGCACATGAATTTGATATTTCAACACGGACTTTACAATACTATGATGAGACAGGTATCCTATCGCCTGCATCCGTTAATGAGAATCGCTACCGTATCTATACAGATGCAGAAGTTGAAAAGCTGAAGCTCATACAAATTATGAAAGCGCTCGGTATGCAGCTAAAAGAAATTAAAATTTTATTTGAGACAGAAGGAACACTTGATACAGTTCGACTGATGTTAGATCAAAAAAATAAACAATTACAAGAAAACATTGAAAAACAACAAGCGCAACAAAAACAGATTCGAGCGATGCAAAACATGATTCATGAAACATCCCAATCATCGGTAACCCAATTAAAAAAGATGGATCGTATGCTTATGAAAAATGAAAAATTGAAACCTTTACGCATGAAAATGATTGCACTTGGAAGTGTGGGTACATTAAGTTTATGGTCAGGTATAGGTATGGGAATCAAGACCCATCACTTGTTATATCCTGCTTTAGGCGTTAGTGCAAGCATCGGTATTGCAAGTTACTTAACACATACGTACTACCATCAAGTGCAGTATATGTGTCCAACCTGCCAACATGTGTTTATTCCGAGTATGAAAGAGATGATATTTGCCCCACATACACCGTCGACACGTTATTTAGCATGTCCATCTTGTCAGACTAAGGGGCATTGTGTCGAAGTATATCAGCCACATTAA
- a CDS encoding alpha/beta fold hydrolase, which yields MKRYSEQDGKRILKQYLTINGVKQGMIIETRDFSNPILFVIHGGPGFPLYPFFRAHDIDLTHWFTVVFWDQRGTGMSYTKQQVKMEEVIQDAEWLIQYLCYHYHKTQVYVMCHSFGTIIGAMLTHRRPSWITAYIGIGQLGDVYRNERVILERLRQYAHLEGNTRAIQALQKVNLGRYFNKDKYYDKIRMRYTERYKSGFSRKGYSALKMFRAMMSTPYYTLQERINIVRGSLSSFEQLTTEMVETNLMIIAREIKIPFYLIQGEYDLQTTDVDSRALFEHVASQDKRYYYFEQSAHAPFIDEREKFLDIIREILDLHATS from the coding sequence ATGAAGCGATATTCTGAACAAGATGGTAAGCGTATTTTAAAACAATATTTAACGATTAATGGTGTGAAGCAAGGGATGATCATTGAAACACGTGATTTTTCGAATCCTATTTTGTTTGTTATACACGGTGGGCCAGGTTTTCCGCTGTATCCATTTTTTCGGGCACACGATATTGATTTAACACACTGGTTTACAGTTGTTTTCTGGGATCAGCGTGGTACAGGAATGTCTTATACGAAGCAACAAGTCAAAATGGAAGAAGTCATTCAAGACGCAGAATGGCTCATTCAATATCTATGTTATCACTATCATAAAACACAAGTTTATGTCATGTGTCATTCTTTTGGAACGATTATTGGGGCGATGTTGACACATAGACGTCCGTCTTGGATTACGGCCTATATTGGTATCGGTCAGCTCGGAGATGTCTATCGTAATGAGCGTGTGATTCTGGAGAGACTGCGTCAATACGCACACCTTGAAGGGAATACACGTGCCATTCAAGCACTACAAAAAGTTAATCTTGGACGTTATTTTAATAAAGATAAGTATTATGACAAGATTCGGATGCGTTATACAGAACGGTATAAAAGTGGATTTTCACGAAAAGGTTATTCTGCACTGAAGATGTTCCGTGCTATGATGTCGACACCTTATTACACACTGCAAGAACGCATTAATATTGTAAGGGGGAGTTTGTCGTCGTTTGAACAATTGACGACAGAAATGGTGGAGACGAATTTAATGATAATTGCCCGGGAAATAAAAATTCCATTTTATTTAATACAAGGGGAGTATGATTTACAAACAACCGATGTAGATAGTCGAGCGCTTTTTGAACATGTCGCATCACAAGATAAGCGCTATTACTATTTTGAACAGAGTGCACATGCACCATTTATTGATGAACGTGAAAAATTTTTAGACATCATACGTGAAATTCTTGACCTTCACGCGACGTCATAG
- a CDS encoding zinc ribbon domain-containing protein YjdM, whose translation MTTALPNCPSCGSEYTYEDGALYVCPMCAHEWTAESVAEAEEAAIVRDANGNVLQDGDTVTVIRDLKVKGSSNAIKQGTKVKNIKLVDPEDGHDIDCKIPGFGQIGLKSEVVKKTN comes from the coding sequence ATGACGACAGCTTTACCAAACTGCCCAAGTTGTGGCTCTGAATATACATACGAAGATGGTGCTTTATACGTATGTCCAATGTGTGCACACGAATGGACAGCTGAATCTGTTGCTGAAGCAGAAGAAGCTGCGATTGTACGTGATGCAAATGGTAACGTCCTACAAGATGGCGATACCGTTACAGTCATCCGTGACTTGAAAGTCAAAGGAAGTTCAAACGCAATTAAACAAGGAACAAAAGTGAAAAACATCAAACTTGTAGACCCAGAAGATGGTCATGACATCGATTGTAAAATTCCTGGTTTTGGCCAAATTGGCTTAAAATCAGAAGTTGTAAAGAAGACAAACTAA
- the dhaM gene encoding dihydroxyacetone kinase phosphoryl donor subunit DhaM — protein MTQIVLVSHSEKIAQGTKELLEQMAPGVSVIAIGGHDGGIGTSFDTIFATIESLEDDAVCFFDIGSSEMNLDMALEMYAGSQRVEKVTAPIVEGSFIAAVSISTGNDMDAVIQAVKTEF, from the coding sequence ATGACACAGATTGTACTAGTGAGTCATAGCGAAAAAATTGCACAAGGTACAAAAGAATTGCTTGAACAAATGGCACCGGGCGTATCAGTTATTGCGATAGGTGGACATGACGGTGGTATTGGAACATCTTTTGATACAATCTTTGCGACGATTGAAAGCTTGGAAGATGATGCTGTTTGTTTCTTTGATATAGGCTCATCTGAAATGAACTTAGATATGGCGCTTGAGATGTACGCAGGTAGCCAGCGAGTTGAAAAAGTAACAGCACCAATCGTGGAAGGTAGTTTTATCGCAGCGGTATCTATTTCAACAGGAAATGATATGGATGCAGTCATTCAAGCAGTTAAAACAGAATTTTAA
- the dhaL gene encoding dihydroxyacetone kinase subunit DhaL: MNTETLKERLLALRETFKAEEDTLTDLDRAIGDGDHGVNMLRGFEALPDKLDDSSMANLLKSTGMTLMSNVGGASGPLYGFSFVKMSQVAQDEMDREQLGALLNAFAEAVAQRGKVTRGEKTMFDVIDRAREAVQNGDKVTLETLQSYAEDTKALEATKGRAAYFKADSIGHMDPGAQSSVYILNALIGDE; this comes from the coding sequence ATGAATACAGAGACATTAAAAGAACGTTTATTGGCATTAAGAGAAACATTTAAAGCAGAAGAAGACACATTGACGGACTTAGACCGTGCCATTGGTGATGGTGATCATGGTGTAAATATGTTGCGTGGCTTCGAAGCTTTACCAGATAAATTGGATGATAGTTCAATGGCGAACTTATTAAAATCAACCGGAATGACACTTATGTCAAATGTAGGTGGTGCTTCTGGCCCGTTATATGGTTTCAGCTTTGTGAAGATGTCTCAAGTAGCACAAGATGAGATGGATCGTGAACAATTAGGTGCGTTACTGAATGCGTTTGCTGAGGCTGTGGCGCAACGAGGGAAAGTAACACGTGGCGAAAAGACGATGTTTGATGTGATAGACCGTGCACGTGAAGCTGTTCAAAATGGTGACAAAGTAACGTTAGAAACATTACAAAGTTATGCAGAAGATACGAAAGCATTAGAAGCAACAAAAGGACGTGCAGCTTACTTTAAAGCAGATTCTATCGGCCATATGGATCCGGGTGCACAAAGTAGTGTCTATATCTTGAATGCCTTGATTGGAGATGAATAG
- the dhaK gene encoding dihydroxyacetone kinase subunit DhaK: MKKLIQDKTYFLKDMLEGMKLTNPDVDVIEDTVVVRAEKKQKGVALVSGGGSGHEPAHAGYVAQGMLDAAVCGEVFTSPTPDKVLAAIKAVDNGDGVLLIVKNYAGDVMNFEMAQEMAQMEDISVEMVVVADDIAIEDVDKRRGVAGTVLVHKYAGYLSEQGVSLADLKEKVASLLTGIRSIGMALTPPLVPTTGKYGFDIEADEMEIGIGIHGERGITRTTVESAENIAQRLVTRLVAEVEATEVVVMLNGMGGTPLSELQIMTKYVSEQLTAQGKKVTHWLVGDYMTALDMQGFSITLAPHDDSLLTAIKADTESHYFN; the protein is encoded by the coding sequence ATGAAAAAGTTAATCCAAGATAAAACATATTTTTTGAAGGACATGCTTGAAGGTATGAAATTAACGAACCCAGATGTAGATGTGATTGAGGATACAGTTGTTGTTCGTGCCGAGAAAAAACAAAAAGGTGTCGCACTCGTATCGGGTGGTGGCAGTGGGCATGAACCTGCACATGCAGGATATGTGGCACAAGGTATGTTAGATGCGGCAGTCTGTGGTGAAGTATTCACATCGCCTACGCCTGACAAAGTATTAGCAGCGATTAAAGCAGTTGATAACGGCGATGGTGTCTTATTAATCGTTAAAAACTACGCCGGAGATGTCATGAACTTTGAAATGGCACAAGAGATGGCGCAGATGGAAGACATCTCTGTGGAAATGGTTGTTGTCGCAGATGATATTGCGATTGAAGATGTTGATAAACGCCGTGGTGTTGCGGGTACAGTACTCGTACATAAATATGCAGGATACTTATCTGAACAAGGCGTATCATTAGCTGATTTGAAAGAAAAAGTAGCGTCATTATTAACAGGTATTCGCTCAATTGGTATGGCATTAACACCACCACTTGTACCAACAACAGGCAAATATGGTTTTGATATCGAAGCAGATGAGATGGAAATTGGTATCGGCATTCACGGTGAGCGTGGTATTACACGCACGACTGTTGAAAGTGCAGAAAATATTGCGCAGCGTTTGGTTACACGGTTAGTTGCAGAAGTGGAAGCAACAGAAGTCGTTGTGATGTTGAATGGCATGGGTGGTACGCCACTCTCTGAATTACAAATCATGACGAAGTATGTATCTGAACAATTGACTGCACAAGGCAAGAAAGTGACACATTGGCTTGTTGGTGACTATATGACAGCATTAGATATGCAAGGATTTTCAATCACACTTGCCCCACATGATGACAGCTTGTTAACAGCAATTAAAGCAGACACGGAAAGCCATTACTTCAACTAA
- the deoB gene encoding phosphopentomutase, whose translation MTAPFQRVHLIVMDSVGIGEAPDAKAFNDEGSHTLKHTLEGFDQTLPNLERLGLGNIDDLPVVGRVDTPSAYYTKMSEASVGKDTMTGHWEIMGLNINEPFKVYPNGFPDELVSEIERLTGRKVVANRPASGTQIIDEWGAHQMETGDLIVYTSADPVLQIAAHEDIIPLEELYDICEKVRELTKDPKYLIGRIIARPYVGEPGNFTRTSNRHDYALKPFGRTVMNTLKDTDHDVIAIGKINDIYDGEGVTEAIRTKSNMDGMDQLMNVVKKDFKGLSFLNLVDFDALYGHRRDKPGYAQALKDFDERLPELLDNMREDDLLIITADHGNDPTADGTDHTREYIPVLFYSPKFKGGAALEGDTTFSSIGATIADNFGVELPEFGRSYLTELK comes from the coding sequence ATGACAGCACCATTTCAACGTGTCCATTTAATCGTTATGGACTCTGTCGGTATCGGGGAAGCGCCTGATGCGAAAGCGTTCAACGATGAAGGGTCACATACGTTAAAACATACATTAGAAGGCTTTGATCAAACATTACCAAACTTAGAACGTCTCGGTCTTGGAAACATTGATGACTTACCAGTCGTTGGGCGTGTCGATACCCCATCTGCATACTACACAAAAATGAGTGAAGCATCCGTTGGGAAAGATACGATGACAGGTCACTGGGAAATCATGGGCTTAAACATTAATGAACCATTCAAAGTGTATCCAAACGGCTTCCCAGATGAACTTGTTTCAGAAATTGAACGACTGACAGGACGTAAAGTTGTCGCGAACCGTCCAGCATCAGGAACACAAATCATTGATGAATGGGGGGCGCATCAGATGGAAACAGGCGACTTGATCGTCTACACATCTGCAGACCCTGTGCTACAAATCGCAGCACATGAAGACATTATCCCACTTGAAGAACTGTATGATATCTGTGAGAAAGTCCGTGAATTAACGAAAGATCCGAAGTACTTAATCGGACGTATTATTGCCCGTCCATATGTGGGTGAACCAGGTAACTTCACACGTACGAGTAACCGTCACGACTACGCATTGAAACCATTCGGCCGTACGGTGATGAATACATTGAAGGATACCGATCATGATGTCATTGCGATTGGTAAGATTAATGACATCTATGACGGTGAAGGTGTGACGGAAGCGATCCGCACGAAGAGTAACATGGACGGTATGGATCAGCTGATGAACGTTGTGAAGAAGGATTTCAAAGGCTTGAGTTTCTTGAACTTGGTAGACTTTGATGCGCTCTACGGTCATCGTAGAGACAAGCCAGGCTATGCGCAAGCGTTGAAGGATTTCGACGAACGTTTGCCTGAACTATTAGACAACATGCGTGAAGACGACTTGTTGATCATTACAGCTGATCACGGTAATGACCCGACAGCGGATGGGACAGACCATACACGTGAATATATTCCGGTATTGTTTTACAGTCCGAAATTCAAGGGTGGCGCAGCCCTTGAAGGCGACACAACATTTAGCTCAATCGGCGCAACAATTGCGGATAACTTCGGTGTTGAATTACCAGAATTTGGTCGTAGCTATTTAACAGAATTGAAATAG
- the deoC gene encoding deoxyribose-phosphate aldolase: MNYEKYIDHTLLKPESTRQQIDKIIEEAKEYHFKSVCVNPTHVAYSAEKLADSDVLVCTVIGFPLGASTSEVKACETKDAISKGADEIDMVINIGALKDGRYDDVQADIAAVVEASGDKTVKVIIETVLLTDEEKVKACELSKAAGADFVKTSTGFAGGGATPEDVKLMKDTVGDALEVKASGGVRNLADFQAMLEAGATRVGASAGVQIMQGLEADTDY, translated from the coding sequence ATGAACTACGAAAAATATATTGATCACACATTATTAAAACCAGAATCAACTCGTCAACAAATTGATAAAATTATTGAAGAAGCGAAAGAATACCACTTCAAATCAGTTTGTGTCAATCCAACACACGTGGCGTATTCAGCAGAAAAATTAGCGGATTCAGACGTACTTGTGTGTACAGTGATTGGATTCCCATTAGGCGCTTCAACATCTGAAGTGAAAGCATGTGAAACGAAAGATGCCATTTCTAAAGGCGCAGACGAAATCGACATGGTTATCAATATCGGCGCATTGAAAGATGGTCGTTACGATGATGTTCAAGCAGATATCGCGGCAGTTGTGGAAGCGTCTGGCGACAAAACAGTCAAAGTCATTATTGAAACAGTATTATTAACAGACGAAGAAAAAGTGAAAGCATGTGAGTTATCAAAAGCAGCAGGTGCAGACTTCGTGAAAACATCAACAGGCTTCGCAGGCGGTGGCGCAACACCGGAAGATGTGAAGTTAATGAAAGATACAGTAGGTGACGCACTTGAAGTGAAAGCATCAGGTGGTGTACGTAACTTGGCAGACTTCCAAGCGATGTTAGAAGCAGGCGCAACACGTGTCGGCGCAAGTGCAGGCGTACAAATTATGCAAGGATTAGAAGCAGACACAGATTACTAA
- a CDS encoding ATP phosphoribosyltransferase regulatory subunit: MENALITSKLNEVDFLRLAEQRGFQLIDTSFIETLNWETLTSDDLKQMQERSVWQDHEKLFALRNDFTDQLVRYYQQYDRQHQSVAYTGPIVRHQKVSTQLGVECYQPTIQAMHQAFTTFYDYIRDTLSDDIDYVVIGHYELVHLLLGDQQTQEVMTWITQRNISALKSELGVDHPLVQLLLTPTHEQLQQLNTRFDASHQIVATLNHWDRFFRSLGINKIHLDITPQPPRSYYKGIFINAVLKERQTTLNGGYYKGVLEGFGLGLTI; the protein is encoded by the coding sequence ATGGAAAATGCTTTGATTACGTCGAAGTTAAATGAAGTTGACTTTTTACGTTTAGCCGAACAACGTGGTTTTCAACTCATTGATACATCGTTTATCGAAACGTTGAATTGGGAGACATTAACTTCAGATGATTTGAAACAAATGCAAGAAAGGAGTGTATGGCAAGATCATGAAAAGCTGTTTGCACTACGCAATGACTTTACAGATCAACTGGTACGCTACTATCAGCAGTATGACCGTCAACATCAGTCAGTTGCATACACTGGGCCGATTGTTCGACATCAAAAAGTTTCCACACAACTCGGAGTCGAATGTTATCAACCAACGATTCAAGCGATGCATCAAGCTTTCACGACATTCTATGATTATATTCGTGACACATTAAGTGATGACATCGATTATGTGGTGATCGGTCATTATGAACTGGTTCATTTATTATTAGGAGATCAACAAACACAAGAGGTCATGACTTGGATTACACAACGAAATATTTCTGCTTTGAAGTCAGAACTCGGTGTTGATCATCCACTCGTACAGTTGTTGTTAACGCCTACACACGAACAACTACAACAACTCAATACACGTTTTGATGCGAGTCATCAAATTGTGGCAACACTCAATCATTGGGATCGTTTCTTCCGTTCTCTCGGAATTAATAAAATCCATTTAGACATAACGCCTCAACCACCACGCTCATACTACAAAGGGATTTTTATCAATGCGGTACTAAAAGAGCGTCAAACGACATTAAATGGTGGTTACTACAAAGGCGTGCTTGAAGGATTTGGACTCGGTCTGACTATATAA
- the hisG gene encoding ATP phosphoribosyltransferase: MLTIALAKGRLLKSFIAYLKQQDEDELVQLIESRDRQLQIQTEQYHFLFVKGNDVPIYVEQGIADIGITGSDILAEQSYDVNQLIRLPFGACHFSVAAFEDTTEYRKIATSFPKTAQRYFKETGRDVSLIELSGSIELACVIGMVDGIVDIVQTGNTLRSNGLVEKEFITDVQAQLITNRQSFFTASAEIDAFIKMLGVSLIDL, translated from the coding sequence ATGCTTACGATTGCATTAGCCAAGGGACGATTATTAAAAAGTTTTATCGCTTATTTAAAGCAACAAGATGAAGATGAATTAGTTCAGTTGATCGAGTCACGCGATCGGCAACTTCAAATTCAAACAGAACAGTATCACTTCCTATTTGTGAAAGGCAATGATGTACCGATTTATGTAGAGCAAGGGATTGCAGACATTGGCATTACAGGTAGCGATATTTTAGCCGAACAATCTTATGACGTGAACCAGTTGATTCGCCTGCCATTTGGTGCTTGCCATTTCTCAGTAGCTGCCTTTGAAGACACGACAGAATACCGTAAAATTGCGACGTCTTTCCCTAAAACAGCACAGCGGTACTTTAAAGAAACGGGCAGAGATGTATCATTAATAGAACTATCTGGGTCGATTGAACTTGCTTGTGTTATCGGCATGGTGGATGGAATTGTCGATATCGTTCAAACAGGAAATACGTTACGGTCAAATGGCCTTGTAGAGAAGGAGTTTATTACAGATGTTCAAGCACAACTCATTACAAACCGACAAAGCTTTTTTACAGCGTCAGCAGAGATTGATGCCTTTATTAAGATGTTAGGAGTGTCGCTCATTGATTTATAA
- the hisD gene encoding histidinol dehydrogenase, translated as MIYNTQQFLDQYQTTAQLDTRLHEQIATICETVKQQGDRALYQYNEQFDRVTVETLEVPQAQLQQAYDTLDDDLRQALELSYTRIRDYQASIRYQNQQSNKEMYEVYHPIERVGVYVPGGKASYPSTVLMTATLAKVAGVKDIVVVTPPQKNGVAQSVLAACHIVGVDHVYQVGGAQSIAALAYGTETISKVDKIVGPGNQYVAYAKKYVYGEVGIDQIAGPSEIALIIDKTCDVEAVAYDVLAQAEHDEMARTYVISTDQSLLEQLENRLEALTTTSERQEIVAASLRDYHYAIHAEDFHACCRLMNEIAPEHASIQTAQPEKFVPHIHYVGSLFLGGYAPEAIGDYIAGPSHVLPTNRTARFQHGLSVNDFLTKHTVIQLSQETYQQTYRAAATIAQDEQLYNHQQSLTVRMRGEQND; from the coding sequence TTGATTTATAATACACAACAATTTCTTGACCAATATCAAACAACAGCCCAATTAGATACTCGATTGCATGAGCAAATTGCGACCATTTGTGAAACTGTTAAGCAACAAGGTGACCGTGCGTTATATCAATATAATGAACAGTTTGATCGTGTCACAGTAGAAACACTTGAAGTCCCACAAGCTCAATTACAACAAGCGTATGACACATTAGATGATGATTTACGCCAAGCTTTAGAACTCAGTTACACACGAATTCGTGACTACCAAGCAAGTATTCGCTATCAAAATCAGCAGAGCAATAAAGAAATGTATGAAGTGTATCATCCGATCGAACGTGTGGGTGTCTATGTCCCTGGTGGCAAAGCAAGCTACCCTTCTACTGTATTAATGACTGCAACACTCGCAAAAGTGGCAGGCGTGAAAGACATTGTTGTCGTGACACCTCCTCAAAAAAATGGCGTTGCACAAAGTGTATTAGCTGCTTGTCATATTGTGGGTGTCGATCACGTCTATCAAGTGGGCGGTGCTCAAAGTATCGCAGCACTGGCTTATGGTACAGAAACGATTTCAAAAGTAGATAAAATTGTCGGCCCTGGTAACCAGTACGTTGCCTATGCGAAAAAGTATGTATATGGCGAAGTCGGTATTGATCAGATTGCAGGGCCAAGTGAAATTGCGCTTATTATCGACAAGACATGTGATGTAGAAGCCGTTGCCTATGATGTACTAGCACAAGCCGAACATGATGAAATGGCACGTACTTATGTGATTTCAACGGATCAATCATTGCTTGAACAATTGGAAAACCGCTTGGAAGCACTCACTACAACATCCGAACGCCAAGAAATTGTTGCAGCAAGTTTACGTGATTATCACTATGCGATTCATGCAGAAGACTTTCATGCATGTTGCCGACTGATGAACGAAATCGCTCCGGAACATGCATCCATCCAAACGGCACAACCAGAAAAATTTGTACCACATATTCACTATGTAGGCAGTCTGTTTTTAGGGGGCTATGCACCAGAAGCTATTGGTGACTATATTGCAGGTCCGAGTCACGTCTTACCAACCAATCGCACCGCACGTTTTCAACATGGCTTATCAGTCAATGATTTTCTAACAAAACATACTGTTATTCAATTATCACAAGAGACGTACCAACAAACATATCGTGCAGCCGCTACGATTGCACAGGATGAACAATTATACAATCACCAACAATCTTTAACTGTCAGAATGCGAGGGGAACAAAATGATTAA